The following proteins come from a genomic window of Deinococcus aquiradiocola:
- a CDS encoding coproporphyrinogen-III oxidase family protein, with amino-acid sequence MSAVSPAAAPAGIIRHAYIHVPFCPSICPYCDFHVLERRGDLVARYLTRLDEEARTLGALYDVQLDTVYLGGGTPSFLRDAELDALVGSVRRHLGWGRLENTLEVNPGTVTPARAEHWRALGFDRASVGVQSLDDATLRFLGRQHSAQVARDAVTQLRDAGFRVSGDLITAVTGQPLASDVAGLVALGVEHVSAYTLTIEPGTPFARQGVTVREEDEQEGFELTEALLTGAGFERYEISNYARSPSAQSRHNRAYWTGEYFLGLGPGGAGYYPPTNRDASPNLGRGGAAPDDQPPTNRDASPNLERGGAVPDDQPPTNRDASPNLEALEAVSGVGAGGLPFRRTNPHLHEWLAGGAGEVEVLRPEDVVTDAVFMALRLQEGMHVDLVSRRSGVDVRARYGAVLEEQVRLGLLEWAGERVRATPQGWWVLNRVVTAFLEADEVRGSDEDGVGEVGGR; translated from the coding sequence GTGAGCGCCGTTTCTCCTGCCGCCGCGCCTGCCGGGATCATCCGGCACGCGTACATCCATGTGCCGTTCTGCCCGTCCATCTGTCCGTACTGTGATTTTCACGTGCTGGAGCGGCGCGGCGATCTGGTGGCGCGGTACCTGACGCGGCTGGACGAGGAGGCCCGCACGCTGGGCGCGCTGTACGACGTGCAGCTGGACACGGTGTACCTGGGGGGCGGCACGCCGTCCTTCCTGCGGGACGCGGAACTGGATGCGCTGGTGGGGTCCGTGCGGCGGCACCTGGGGTGGGGGCGGCTGGAGAACACGCTGGAGGTGAATCCCGGCACGGTGACGCCCGCGCGGGCCGAGCACTGGCGCGCGCTGGGGTTCGACCGGGCGTCGGTGGGCGTGCAGAGCCTGGACGACGCGACGCTGCGGTTCCTGGGGCGGCAGCATTCGGCGCAGGTGGCGCGGGACGCGGTCACGCAGCTGCGGGACGCGGGGTTCCGGGTGAGCGGGGACCTGATCACGGCGGTGACGGGCCAGCCGCTCGCGAGTGACGTGGCGGGGCTGGTGGCGCTGGGCGTGGAGCACGTGAGCGCCTACACCCTGACGATCGAGCCGGGCACGCCGTTCGCGCGGCAGGGCGTCACGGTGCGCGAGGAGGACGAGCAGGAGGGCTTCGAGCTGACGGAGGCGCTGCTGACGGGGGCGGGCTTCGAGCGGTACGAGATCAGCAATTACGCGCGCAGTCCGTCCGCGCAGAGCCGCCACAACCGCGCGTACTGGACCGGCGAGTACTTCCTGGGGCTGGGACCGGGCGGGGCGGGGTATTACCCTCCAACGAACAGAGACGCGTCACCGAATCTGGGAAGAGGAGGGGCCGCCCCCGACGACCAGCCCCCAACGAACAGAGACGCATCACCGAATCTGGAAAGAGGAGGGGCCGTCCCCGACGACCAGCCCCCAACGAACAGAGACGCATCACCGAATCTGGAGGCGTTGGAGGCGGTGTCGGGGGTGGGGGCGGGCGGCCTGCCGTTCCGGCGGACGAATCCGCACCTGCACGAGTGGCTGGCGGGCGGGGCGGGGGAGGTGGAGGTGTTGCGGCCGGAGGACGTGGTGACGGACGCGGTGTTCATGGCGTTGCGGTTGCAGGAGGGGATGCATGTGGATCTGGTGTCGCGGCGCAGCGGGGTGGACGTGCGGGCGCGGTACGGGGCGGTGCTGGAGGAGCAGGTGCGGCTGGGGCTGCTGGAGTGGGCGGGGGAGCGGGTGCGGGCGACGCCGCAGGGGTGGTGGGTGCTGAACCGGGTGGTGACGGCGTTCCTGGAGGCGGACGAGGTGCGCGGCTCCGATGAGGACGGCGTCGGTGAGGTTGGGGGGCGGTGA
- a CDS encoding DUF2270 domain-containing protein: MTATAAPVFQTGADYSTNTANALIHLYRAEVGKMTAYRQRLDMTTNWAVVTSAGLASFALGNSDNSHATFLFAMFMNYFFLHLEARRFRIFEISVHRVRIMERFFYPAMLGEHPDPHWHQLLLAELARPRSPMTRADSLGWRLRRNYLWIYAAILMAWFAKLDIGRAKEVALTPRSLLDMASIGNIPGGLIFALVVVFYGYLIRLAVHATRDYPLEEG, from the coding sequence ATGACGGCCACCGCCGCCCCCGTCTTCCAGACCGGGGCCGACTACAGCACCAACACGGCCAACGCCCTGATTCACCTGTACCGCGCCGAGGTCGGCAAGATGACCGCGTACCGGCAGCGGCTCGACATGACCACCAACTGGGCGGTCGTGACGAGCGCGGGCCTCGCGAGCTTCGCGCTGGGCAACAGCGACAACAGTCACGCGACCTTCCTGTTCGCGATGTTCATGAATTACTTCTTCCTGCACCTCGAAGCGCGCCGCTTCCGGATCTTCGAGATCAGTGTGCACCGCGTGCGCATCATGGAGCGCTTCTTCTACCCGGCCATGCTGGGCGAGCACCCGGACCCACACTGGCATCAGCTGCTGCTCGCGGAACTCGCGCGGCCACGCAGTCCCATGACGCGCGCCGACTCGCTCGGCTGGCGGCTGCGGCGCAACTACCTGTGGATCTACGCCGCGATCCTGATGGCGTGGTTCGCGAAGCTGGACATCGGCCGCGCGAAGGAGGTGGCGCTCACGCCGCGCAGCCTGCTCGACATGGCGAGCATCGGGAACATTCCCGGCGGGCTGATCTTCGCGCTGGTGGTGGTGTTCTACGGGTACCTGATCCGGCTCGCGGTGCACGCCACGCGCGACTACCCGCTCGAAGAAGGCTGA
- a CDS encoding flavin reductase family protein translates to MPVPPHEFRETLGRFASGVTIVTAAHDGERRGMTASAFVSVSLTPPLILVSVGQTASMHARLMDVDRFGVNVLSVQQKALSAHFAGRPDEGLSVPWMDHEGLPLIGGAVAQLVCRRVEAHAAGDHTLFIGEVEYSRYTDDDPLVYFRGQYHELG, encoded by the coding sequence ATGCCTGTACCTCCACACGAGTTCCGTGAGACCCTGGGCCGCTTCGCGAGCGGCGTGACCATCGTGACGGCCGCGCACGACGGCGAGCGTCGCGGCATGACCGCGAGCGCCTTCGTGTCCGTGAGCCTCACGCCGCCCCTCATCCTGGTGAGCGTCGGGCAGACGGCCAGCATGCACGCGCGCCTGATGGACGTGGACCGTTTCGGGGTGAACGTGCTGAGCGTGCAGCAGAAGGCCCTCAGCGCGCACTTCGCGGGCCGTCCGGACGAGGGCCTGAGCGTCCCGTGGATGGATCACGAGGGTCTCCCCCTGATCGGCGGGGCGGTCGCGCAGCTCGTGTGCCGCAGGGTGGAGGCGCACGCGGCGGGCGACCACACGCTGTTCATCGGTGAGGTGGAGTACAGCCGCTACACGGACGACGACCCCCTGGTGTACTTCCGGGGCCAGTACCACGAGCTCGGCTGA
- a CDS encoding bifunctional diguanylate cyclase/phosphodiesterase — MPPPSHSPLTSRPLRPALLRFSLLALLFVVQGLTIIGVLASERSHTEKIVQANAATLMHDLVARASDSTRRYLAPAVQAADLTRTRLQYGQLPLNDDARLEGEFLSVLCTTPEVENIYLARPDGSFVLMGRDPGHRVHGKRIVLTGGRRQVRLSEWTCTQQQLSAHVDPADTYDPRVRPWYRAAAVAQALVWTDPYVFFAKQIPGVTAAVALRDVQGHVRGIVGTDVALSALTGFLTRVPFSAHGAAVIGTAGGLAVAYPGIETVFGHSTRDLPRLMNLGRPVQQMYLNVQQGEPSGLQTFRVGQEAYYGLMQPLDIGHGRRWLVGVHAPASDFNGEVRAQYRRMQLTALAVGLLGFLLALPLLFRLNAPLQRLLRFGLHFQHAFHFTALLSRDGTLLEVNDAALRATLTPAREALGRRFWTLPWWQPVTDDVPLDPHRLEEAVRLAGQGDTVRFGIGLGRDPHDRREVDLTLRPVLDTAGRVAYIAAEGRDITEQQHLERSLRESEARLRTVLDGLDEGVLVQDAEGRLTSFNARAAHLFGGTLPDIVGHRLTDSDWEVLDTHGQPLDRQDLPSMVALRRGEPQSNVVVGLTRPRQPIMWLSVNARLLVRPDETLPFAVVSSFTDITDRRQTEARLAHQAQHDPLTGLPNRTLFQDRLRQALTTGRAGAVAFLDLDHFKAINDSLGHDVGDQLLRAVAERVTAELRPGDTVARMGGDEFTLILTDLARPDDVTDLAARLLATLERPFALDGEQVRVSASLGFACFPRDGHAPEDLLRHADTAMYHAKASGKNAARVYSTDMQNHRYVRAREYPYGDLQQALDRHEFVLHYQPIYDLHAGTLVGLEALLRWQHPERGLLGPEQFLPALETSGLIHPAGRWVLQQACREAAALPGGRAPISVAVNVSALQFERPDFVQDVRAALLAANLPPERLELELTEGLLMNDPLAVIERMHALQALGVRLSIDDFGTGYSSLSALRRLPVDRLKIDRSFVHEVGSDRRMVQAILSLARTLNLEVIAEGVESGAQLDLLRALGCDRVQGYHLSRAVPAHALPALIGGPALAGHRLPDTPA, encoded by the coding sequence ATGCCGCCGCCCTCCCACTCCCCCCTCACCTCCCGACCGCTCCGGCCTGCGCTGCTGCGGTTCTCGCTGCTTGCCCTGCTGTTTGTCGTGCAGGGCCTCACCATCATCGGGGTGCTCGCGTCCGAACGCAGCCACACCGAGAAGATCGTGCAGGCGAACGCGGCCACCCTCATGCACGACCTCGTGGCGCGTGCCAGCGACAGCACCCGCCGGTACCTCGCGCCCGCCGTGCAGGCGGCCGACCTGACGCGCACGCGCCTGCAGTACGGCCAGCTGCCCCTGAACGACGACGCGCGCCTGGAAGGCGAATTCCTGAGCGTGCTGTGCACCACCCCGGAAGTCGAGAACATCTACCTCGCGCGGCCCGACGGCAGCTTCGTGCTGATGGGCCGCGACCCGGGCCACCGCGTGCACGGCAAACGCATCGTCCTGACCGGCGGACGGCGACAGGTGCGCCTGAGCGAATGGACCTGCACGCAGCAGCAGCTCAGCGCCCACGTGGACCCCGCCGACACCTACGATCCCCGCGTGCGGCCCTGGTACCGCGCCGCCGCCGTCGCGCAGGCCCTCGTGTGGACGGACCCCTACGTGTTCTTCGCGAAGCAGATTCCGGGCGTCACGGCCGCCGTGGCCCTGCGGGACGTGCAGGGCCACGTGCGCGGCATCGTGGGAACCGACGTGGCCCTCAGCGCCCTGACAGGCTTTCTGACGCGCGTGCCGTTCAGCGCGCACGGCGCGGCCGTGATCGGCACGGCGGGCGGCCTGGCCGTCGCGTACCCCGGCATCGAGACGGTGTTCGGGCACAGCACCCGCGACCTGCCGCGCCTGATGAACCTCGGCCGCCCCGTCCAGCAGATGTACCTGAACGTCCAGCAGGGCGAACCGTCCGGCCTGCAGACCTTCCGGGTGGGACAGGAGGCGTACTACGGCCTGATGCAGCCCCTCGACATCGGGCACGGCCGGCGCTGGCTGGTCGGCGTGCATGCGCCCGCCAGCGACTTCAACGGCGAGGTGCGCGCCCAGTACCGCCGCATGCAGCTCACGGCGCTCGCAGTGGGCCTGCTCGGCTTCCTGCTCGCGCTGCCGCTGCTGTTCCGCCTGAACGCGCCCCTGCAGCGCCTGCTGAGGTTCGGCCTGCACTTCCAGCACGCCTTCCACTTCACGGCGCTGCTCAGCCGCGACGGGACGCTGCTGGAAGTCAACGACGCCGCCCTGCGTGCCACGCTCACCCCGGCCCGAGAGGCGCTCGGGCGGCGCTTCTGGACGCTGCCGTGGTGGCAGCCCGTCACGGACGACGTGCCGCTCGACCCGCACCGGCTGGAGGAAGCCGTCCGGCTGGCCGGGCAGGGCGACACCGTGAGGTTCGGGATCGGGCTGGGCCGCGACCCGCACGACCGGCGCGAGGTGGACCTCACGCTCCGCCCCGTGCTGGACACGGCAGGCCGCGTCGCGTACATCGCCGCGGAAGGACGCGACATCACCGAACAGCAGCACCTGGAACGCTCCCTGCGCGAGAGCGAGGCCCGGCTGCGCACCGTGCTGGACGGCCTGGACGAGGGCGTACTGGTGCAGGACGCCGAGGGGCGACTCACGTCCTTCAACGCCCGCGCCGCGCACCTGTTCGGCGGGACGCTCCCGGACATCGTCGGGCACCGCCTGACGGACTCCGACTGGGAGGTGCTCGACACGCACGGCCAGCCGCTCGACCGGCAGGACCTGCCCTCCATGGTCGCCCTGCGCCGCGGCGAGCCGCAGTCGAACGTCGTGGTGGGCCTCACACGGCCCCGGCAGCCGATCATGTGGCTGTCCGTGAACGCCCGCCTGCTCGTGCGGCCCGACGAGACGCTGCCGTTCGCGGTCGTGTCGTCCTTCACCGACATCACCGACCGCCGCCAGACCGAAGCGCGACTCGCGCACCAGGCGCAGCACGACCCGCTGACCGGCCTCCCGAACCGCACGCTGTTCCAGGACCGGCTGCGGCAGGCGCTCACGACCGGACGCGCGGGCGCCGTCGCGTTCCTGGACCTCGACCACTTCAAGGCCATCAACGACTCGCTCGGGCACGACGTCGGCGACCAGCTGCTGCGCGCCGTCGCGGAGCGCGTGACGGCCGAACTGCGGCCCGGCGACACCGTGGCCCGCATGGGCGGCGACGAGTTCACGCTCATCCTCACGGACCTGGCCCGTCCGGACGACGTGACGGACCTCGCCGCGCGCCTCCTGGCCACCCTCGAACGGCCCTTCGCGCTGGACGGCGAGCAGGTGCGCGTGTCCGCCAGCCTGGGCTTCGCGTGCTTCCCGCGCGACGGGCACGCGCCCGAAGACCTGCTCCGCCACGCCGACACCGCCATGTACCACGCCAAGGCCAGCGGCAAGAACGCCGCCCGCGTCTACAGCACCGACATGCAGAACCACCGCTACGTGCGCGCGCGCGAGTACCCGTACGGCGACCTGCAGCAGGCCCTCGACCGGCACGAGTTCGTGCTGCACTACCAGCCGATCTACGACCTGCATGCCGGGACGCTGGTGGGCCTGGAGGCCCTGCTGCGCTGGCAGCACCCCGAACGGGGCCTGCTCGGCCCCGAACAGTTCCTGCCCGCCCTGGAGACGAGCGGCCTGATCCACCCGGCGGGCCGCTGGGTGCTGCAGCAGGCGTGCCGGGAAGCGGCCGCCCTGCCGGGTGGCCGCGCGCCCATCAGCGTCGCCGTGAACGTCTCCGCCCTGCAGTTCGAACGGCCGGACTTCGTGCAGGACGTGCGCGCCGCACTGCTGGCCGCGAACCTGCCGCCCGAACGGCTGGAACTGGAACTCACCGAGGGCCTCCTCATGAACGACCCGCTCGCCGTGATCGAACGGATGCACGCCCTGCAGGCGCTCGGCGTGCGCCTCTCCATCGACGACTTCGGCACCGGGTACTCCAGCCTCAGCGCCCTGCGCCGCCTGCCGGTGGACCGACTGAAGATCGACCGGTCCTTCGTGCACGAGGTCGGCAGCGACCGCCGCATGGTGCAGGCGATCCTCAGCCTCGCCCGGACCCTGAACCTCGAAGTGATCGCCGAGGGCGTGGAGAGCGGCGCGCAACTCGACCTGCTGCGCGCCCTCGGCTGCGACCGCGTGCAGGGCTACCACCTGTCACGCGCCGTGCCCGCCCACGCCCTCCCCGCCCTGATCGGCGGCCCGGCCCTCGCCGGTCACCGTCTCCCTGACACGCCCGCCTGA
- a CDS encoding aminotransferase class V-fold PLP-dependent enzyme gives MTAALNATTDAFAWVRAQLIGEGSAIRTPFGTRRLVYADYIASGRALRWVEDTLTERVMPLYANTHTEDSRSGAQTTALAHQASEYIKSQLGADDTCKLVFCGSGSTAAVRRLQDILGLSVPSQHRDRLLGALPREQRPVVFVGPYEHHSNEVSWRESLAEVVELPLCERGHLDLDALLSALKDPAYLGRPRIGSFSAASNVTGLLTDTRSVARMLHAHGALAFFDFAASGPYVQIDMKPGRPDGYDAVFLSPHKFVGGPGTPGLLCFQQHLYHLVTPSTAGGGTVRFVSRQGHAFVDDIEAREDAGTPAIRGKIRTALAFRVKETLTPARIMEREHALVTQAIARLRGNPRLHLLGNLDSPRLSVLSFLVRTGAGRYLHPRLAVRLLNDLFGIQARGGCACAGPYGHALLDISDETSLRYQTCILSDLEGLKPGWTRLNFAPWTDAAELQYLLTAIEFVAEHGEKFVPMYTFDWRTGAWSHPADADLPVPDLFDLPLPAPTPGESREDAWTAALQDAHALLNTLQQGPARALPQDVPDDLVYFAY, from the coding sequence ATGACCGCTGCCCTGAACGCCACCACCGACGCCTTCGCCTGGGTGCGCGCCCAGCTCATCGGAGAGGGAAGCGCCATCCGCACGCCGTTCGGCACGCGCCGCCTCGTGTACGCCGACTACATCGCGTCCGGCCGCGCGCTGCGCTGGGTGGAGGACACCCTCACCGAGCGCGTCATGCCGCTGTACGCCAACACGCACACCGAGGACAGCCGCAGCGGCGCGCAGACGACTGCCCTCGCGCACCAGGCGAGCGAGTACATCAAGTCGCAGCTCGGCGCGGACGACACCTGCAAACTCGTGTTCTGCGGGTCCGGCAGCACGGCCGCCGTGCGCCGCCTGCAGGACATCCTGGGCCTGAGCGTCCCCAGCCAGCACCGCGACCGCCTCCTCGGGGCGCTGCCGCGCGAGCAGCGGCCCGTGGTGTTCGTCGGGCCGTACGAGCACCACAGCAACGAGGTCAGCTGGCGCGAATCGCTCGCCGAGGTCGTCGAACTGCCGCTGTGCGAGCGCGGGCACCTGGACCTGGACGCGCTCCTGTCAGCCCTCAAGGACCCCGCGTACCTGGGTCGCCCGCGCATCGGGTCGTTCAGCGCGGCCAGCAACGTGACGGGCCTCCTGACCGACACGCGCAGCGTCGCGCGGATGCTGCACGCGCACGGCGCGCTCGCCTTCTTCGACTTCGCCGCGAGCGGCCCCTACGTGCAGATCGACATGAAGCCCGGCCGTCCCGACGGGTACGACGCCGTGTTCCTCAGCCCGCACAAGTTCGTGGGCGGTCCCGGCACGCCCGGCCTGCTGTGCTTCCAGCAGCACCTGTACCACCTCGTGACGCCCAGCACGGCGGGCGGCGGCACGGTCCGCTTCGTGAGCCGCCAGGGGCACGCCTTCGTGGACGACATCGAGGCGCGCGAGGACGCGGGCACGCCCGCCATCCGCGGCAAGATTCGCACGGCCCTCGCGTTCCGCGTCAAGGAGACGCTCACGCCCGCCCGCATCATGGAGCGCGAGCACGCCCTCGTCACGCAGGCCATCGCGCGCCTGCGCGGCAATCCGCGCCTGCACCTGCTCGGGAACCTCGACTCGCCGCGCCTGTCGGTGCTGTCCTTCCTGGTGCGGACCGGGGCGGGCCGGTACCTGCACCCGCGCCTCGCGGTGCGGCTCCTGAACGACCTGTTCGGCATTCAGGCGCGCGGCGGCTGCGCGTGCGCCGGACCGTACGGGCACGCGCTCCTCGACATCAGCGACGAGACGAGCCTGCGCTACCAGACGTGCATCCTCTCGGACCTGGAGGGCCTGAAGCCCGGCTGGACACGCCTGAACTTCGCGCCGTGGACCGACGCGGCCGAACTGCAGTACCTGCTGACCGCCATCGAGTTCGTGGCGGAACACGGAGAGAAATTCGTGCCGATGTACACCTTCGACTGGCGCACGGGCGCGTGGTCGCACCCCGCCGACGCGGACCTGCCCGTCCCGGACCTCTTCGACCTGCCGCTGCCCGCCCCCACGCCCGGCGAGTCCCGCGAGGACGCCTGGACGGCCGCGCTGCAGGACGCGCACGCCCTCCTGAACACCCTGCAGCAGGGACCTGCCCGCGCCCTCCCTCAGGACGTGCCGGACGACCTCGTGTACTTCGCGTACTGA
- a CDS encoding DUF3105 domain-containing protein gives MLRPSLLPSRVFLLLPLLAVTLGACARPGIEGLQTYAYAGGQQQEGRIAYAQTPPAGGAYSPMWQKCAHYTAPVYDEYAVHSLERGALWIAYRPDLSAADLQALQALLARSAAPGDPEVRPLEVLLSPVPGLGTPLVATVWNAQLPLAGVNDARLKAFLDGRDRWPAAPEAALGCASGVTMTQ, from the coding sequence ATGCTGCGTCCGTCCCTCCTCCCTTCCCGCGTGTTCCTGCTGCTGCCGCTGCTCGCCGTGACGCTCGGCGCGTGCGCGCGGCCCGGCATCGAGGGCCTGCAGACGTACGCGTACGCGGGCGGGCAGCAGCAGGAGGGCCGGATCGCGTACGCGCAGACGCCCCCGGCGGGCGGCGCGTACAGCCCGATGTGGCAGAAGTGCGCGCACTACACGGCGCCCGTGTACGACGAGTACGCGGTGCACAGCCTGGAGCGCGGCGCGCTGTGGATCGCGTACCGCCCGGACCTGAGCGCTGCCGACCTGCAGGCACTGCAGGCCCTGCTGGCCCGCTCCGCCGCGCCCGGCGACCCGGAGGTCAGGCCGCTCGAGGTGCTGCTCAGCCCCGTGCCCGGCCTGGGCACGCCGCTCGTGGCGACCGTCTGGAACGCGCAACTGCCGCTCGCGGGCGTGAACGACGCGCGCCTGAAGGCCTTCCTGGACGGCCGGGACCGTTGGCCCGCCGCGCCCGAAGCGGCGCTCGGCTGCGCGTCCGGCGTCACCATGACGCAGTAG
- a CDS encoding sigma 54-interacting transcriptional regulator, translated as MPDLTHARTLADLLALPEYAGRAPFDGLSRRVQDEVRDNLTRKLRSGEPLFPGVVGYDDTVIPQLVNALLARQNFILLGLRGQAKSRILRAITDLLDEHVPAIAGSEINDDPLNPIGEEGKLMLAAQGTELPIRWIPRADRYVEKLATPDVTVADLIGDVDPIKAARLGTALGDVRSMHFGLLPRANRGVFAVNELADLSPKVQVALFNILQEGDVQIKGYPVRLELDVMLVFSANPEDYTARGKIVTPLKDRIGSEIRTHYPSTVEQGMDITRQEAYRAQGVVTPPFIAELIEEIAFQAREDGRVDKLSGVSQRLPISLMELAGANAEARSLRGGEEVSVARVSDVYAGLPAITGKLELEYEGELKGADSVARDVIRKAAGQVYARRHASLDTRTLEKWFEDGNVFRLPQVGSAQAALQAARVVPGLVELAGEVAQSSDDAVRVAAAEFVLEGLYGRKKLSRAEETYSAPEPEVRRGGKWN; from the coding sequence ATGCCCGACCTGACCCATGCCCGCACGCTGGCCGACCTCCTCGCCCTGCCAGAGTATGCCGGTCGCGCACCCTTCGACGGCCTGAGCCGCCGGGTGCAGGACGAGGTTCGCGACAACCTGACCCGCAAGCTCCGCAGCGGCGAACCGCTGTTCCCCGGCGTGGTCGGCTACGACGACACCGTCATCCCGCAGCTCGTGAACGCGCTCCTCGCACGGCAGAACTTCATCCTGCTGGGCCTGCGCGGTCAGGCGAAGAGCCGCATCCTGCGCGCCATCACCGACCTGCTCGACGAGCACGTGCCGGCCATCGCGGGCAGCGAGATCAACGACGACCCCCTGAACCCCATCGGGGAGGAAGGCAAGCTGATGCTGGCCGCGCAGGGCACCGAACTGCCCATCCGCTGGATTCCCCGCGCGGACCGCTACGTCGAGAAGCTCGCCACGCCCGACGTGACGGTCGCGGACCTGATCGGGGACGTGGACCCCATCAAGGCCGCGCGGCTCGGGACGGCGCTCGGCGACGTGCGCAGCATGCACTTCGGACTGCTGCCGCGTGCGAACCGTGGCGTGTTCGCCGTGAACGAACTCGCGGACCTCTCCCCGAAGGTACAGGTGGCGCTCTTCAACATCCTTCAGGAAGGCGACGTGCAGATCAAGGGCTACCCGGTGCGCCTGGAATTGGACGTGATGCTGGTGTTCTCCGCGAACCCCGAGGACTACACGGCGCGCGGCAAGATCGTGACGCCGCTCAAGGACCGCATCGGGTCCGAGATCCGCACGCACTACCCGAGCACCGTCGAGCAGGGCATGGACATCACGCGGCAGGAGGCGTACCGCGCGCAGGGCGTGGTGACGCCGCCCTTCATCGCGGAGCTGATCGAGGAGATCGCGTTCCAGGCACGCGAGGACGGCCGCGTGGACAAGCTGAGCGGCGTGTCGCAGCGCCTCCCGATCTCGCTGATGGAACTGGCGGGCGCGAACGCCGAGGCGCGCAGCCTGCGCGGCGGCGAGGAGGTCAGCGTGGCGCGCGTCAGCGACGTGTACGCGGGCCTGCCCGCCATCACCGGCAAGCTGGAACTGGAGTACGAGGGCGAACTGAAGGGCGCCGACAGTGTCGCCCGCGACGTGATCCGCAAGGCGGCCGGGCAGGTGTACGCGCGCCGTCACGCGTCCCTCGACACCCGAACCCTGGAAAAGTGGTTCGAGGACGGGAACGTCTTCCGCCTCCCACAGGTGGGGAGCGCGCAGGCGGCCCTGCAGGCGGCACGCGTCGTGCCGGGCCTGGTGGAGCTGGCGGGCGAGGTGGCGCAGAGCAGCGACGACGCCGTGCGCGTCGCCGCCGCCGAGTTCGTGCTGGAAGGCCTGTACGGCCGCAAGAAGCTCAGCCGCGCCGAGGAGACGTACAGCGCGCCCGAGCCCGAAGTGCGGCGCGGCGGCAAGTGGAACTGA
- a CDS encoding GNAT family N-acetyltransferase, whose product MKFHPIALQHAPLLHHLYLRTPDYFALLGTRPPSLGEVERDVQTALFDPRRCLELIYPDASGDAEPIGSLDYKLDFPEAGDVTINLLLIRGDLQSSGLGQQAVRHLEMRLQTAPHANTARELHAPRLLASVLGVNPRAVAFWQRLGFSFATDARPVMTWYAKPLGHSSAPLAATS is encoded by the coding sequence TTGAAGTTTCACCCCATCGCCCTGCAACACGCTCCCCTCCTGCATCACCTGTACCTGCGCACCCCGGATTACTTCGCGCTGCTCGGCACGCGTCCCCCGTCGCTCGGCGAGGTGGAACGCGACGTGCAGACGGCCCTCTTCGACCCGCGCCGCTGCCTGGAACTCATCTACCCGGACGCGTCCGGTGACGCCGAACCGATCGGCAGCCTGGACTACAAGCTGGACTTCCCGGAGGCGGGCGACGTGACCATCAATCTGCTCCTCATCCGCGGGGACCTGCAGAGCAGCGGTCTCGGGCAGCAGGCGGTCCGGCACCTGGAGATGCGCCTGCAGACTGCACCGCATGCCAACACGGCCCGCGAGCTGCACGCGCCGCGCCTGCTGGCGAGCGTGCTGGGCGTCAACCCGCGCGCCGTGGCGTTCTGGCAGCGGCTGGGGTTCAGTTTCGCGACGGACGCGCGTCCCGTCATGACGTGGTACGCCAAGCCGCTCGGGCATTCGTCCGCGCCACTCGCCGCGACCAGCTGA
- the argB gene encoding acetylglutamate kinase, which yields MIVKYGGNAMKSPELRRGVARELAALRREMPVVVVHGGGPAIERELQARGARSRFVDGLRVTSPDVMDIVEMALCKLNKELSQDLGNAVGLMGRDSDLLRGTLLDPVRLGRVGEVRHVNTDLLRTLLGAGITPVVGCVAVADDGDALNVNADTAAGAVAGAMGEGVLFLTDVDGVYRQYPDPQSLAPTLTRAEVQGGIRDGWIAGGMLPKVGAALSALEAGAPFAIIASGMRPGTVEAAARGQAGTRLLP from the coding sequence ATGATCGTCAAGTACGGCGGCAATGCCATGAAGAGCCCCGAGTTGCGCCGCGGGGTGGCGCGTGAACTGGCCGCGCTGCGGCGCGAGATGCCGGTCGTGGTCGTGCACGGCGGTGGTCCCGCCATCGAGCGGGAACTGCAGGCACGCGGCGCACGGAGCCGCTTCGTGGACGGACTGCGCGTCACGTCCCCGGACGTGATGGACATCGTCGAGATGGCGCTGTGCAAGCTGAACAAGGAACTCAGCCAGGACCTCGGGAACGCCGTCGGCCTGATGGGCCGCGACAGCGACCTGCTGCGCGGCACGCTGCTCGACCCGGTCCGGCTGGGCCGCGTGGGCGAGGTGCGGCACGTCAACACGGACCTGCTGCGCACGCTGCTCGGGGCGGGCATCACGCCCGTGGTCGGGTGTGTGGCCGTCGCGGACGACGGGGACGCCCTGAACGTGAACGCCGACACGGCCGCCGGGGCGGTGGCGGGCGCGATGGGTGAGGGCGTGCTGTTCCTGACGGACGTGGACGGCGTGTACCGGCAGTACCCGGACCCGCAGAGCCTCGCGCCGACCCTGACGCGCGCCGAGGTGCAGGGCGGCATCCGGGACGGCTGGATCGCGGGCGGCATGCTCCCGAAGGTCGGTGCGGCCCTCTCGGCGCTGGAGGCGGGCGCACCTTTCGCGATCATCGCGAGTGGCATGCGGCCCGGAACGGTCGAGGCGGCCGCGCGCGGTCAGGCGGGCACGCGCCTGCTGCCCTGA